The sequence ttttctttactcttttaataaattattttaatcATCCAAAAAAGTTAACATATGTGCTTCCTTATGCCATTGTTTCTCATATATATGCTTTGTATCAAACAAGTTAGTACATGAATTTTTGACGCAATGAGAATCGATCTTTGAGACAGAAACTCAAAAGTCATATTGTGCAATTTTTTTGTTAGTCGTATTAGTTTCACATCAATTCTGAATGGGAAAATCACTTTCCTCGAATACCTGTGAACACCTCATCTTACCAGATCAGTCTTTTGAGATGAAAACTTACATTTTTCATCACAAACCGTTCAATTCATTGTCCAATTTCCATGAAAAGTGCCAATAATAATGATTATATGATAGTTCTTATGGGGTAATAAGGCCAAGGGAAATCTTGAAGAAACTTATGCATCTCATTGCTAGTGACTTTGACTATGACTTTTAATTTTAGAGTTGGGAGACTTGGACCTGTGGAGATGAAAAGTATGAGGATTGAGTGGATGTCTTTAAACTCAGGAATATAGTAGCTAGGATGCAATTGCATAATTAGAAGGAAAATCAAATAAGGGAAAATAGGGCTGTggttatttttatcttttctttttctgttcttaTGGGTAAATATCAATTAGTTGTTGGTTCCCCTAAAAGTTATGGatattgtttcttctctttttgatGGCCCCTAAATCAGATTCCATTCACATGACCATCCAACCTTTATAATTGGAGATCCATTTTCAGCTTTGTTCCAATCAATAAGCTAATTTGATTATTTCTGCTACTGAATTTGCTCCAATTGGGTTGACAAATGTGTTCAACAATGGAGGGACCTTGCAAGAATCTAGAATAGATATCAATGTGAACATAAATGTTAAAATGAGGGGAAAAGTTTTCAGTTTACTCAAGTGGATCCCCACTAGTAGTTTTGACTTTTTCATTGATGGTAAACTGGACCtagacttttatttttttttttatacctacTCTCTAGAATGGGGCGTGAGGGAGTGATGGTCAGGACCCTCAAATTCGAGACCTAACACATCATGACTTTTCTTTCAAGAATTTTCAACCTCCTTTAAGTCGCCAGGAAGTTTAGAATAGATAAGAAAATTCATGATTCAACATAGTTCCTAGAGGACTTTCCAACACTGGGAAACTTCCATGGGGTAAAGATGATTGGTTTTGACAAGGTAAATCTGAAAAGAGATGACTCATATGATGAATAAGGTTAAACACATGAGATGACTTTCCTTTATATATGCTAAGTGTATGGAAAgagtttttacccaaaaaagaattGTATGGAAAGAGTAAGAAAAGGGTttttaaaaatgtaaaattcattttaacacAGTATTTAATACACTTTTTATATTTAATGACGATGTTtacattcattaaaaaaaatgtgttatatTAAAAGGGTAAACTTCACTCCCATCTCCTGAACTAAGGCGAAATATCAACTAGACCCACCATCTTTGTGAAAATATCATTATCctcccctacaagaaaaagatgctaTTTAACAGCCCCAACCATTAGTTTTGGCTGTTAACTCAAGTTAAGTTTTTTTCATAATCCCCAAAATACTCCCTATTTGTCTAATACCTAAGCTACCCTCATCTTAAGTAAAAacccccttctttctctctttctccctttccctctAAAAATCGTGAGGAGCCATCTCATTCTGTTTTGGGCGAtcggaaaagaaaaaaaattgatgaaaaagATTAACAGAGATGATGcgaatgaagatgaagaagactaAGGGGATGTCGGCCTTGAACGGCGACTTAGGGTATGCATCCATGTGTTAGAGTAAGTTAGAGAAGTCCTTGGATTACTTGTGAACATAGACGCGTATGAAAATCTCCACCGCCCAGAGCTGTTTTTAACCTCTATTCTTCCAATTGATACTTCAAACAGTCCAATGTTCATctctaatttttccttttttaggaaGAAATTCTTTGTGAACACAATTCACTCCCCAAAGCAAAAAACACTGAGGAGAAAAGGTTtgtgggaaaagaaaaaaagttggtTAAACAACTTTGAAAAGCCCCAACTTTCTCTCAATTTTACTGGATCCAACCGTCTTCAATGCCCCAGTGCAGATGGAAAAGTTGGCAGGACTTGGACTCGGACTCGCACCCACACCTCTGACCGTGAGATGCGCATTGACACACTTGAGAGGATTTGTTTCCAGCATATTACTTCCCCCGCCATTCACCCAACTAACACATGGGAGCCTTCCTGACTACTATCCTACCTCAcagttttcattttttacaggaaaaaaaaaataataaaaatggagaCTACCAGCTCATCTACTACAAGTCAAAATTGTTTTCAAATAGAAGAGCAAGATTGTCCAATCACCaacctagttattaaattctctgaattattcgcgaataattcgatCGAACAgaattttatcgaattttacaaataattctatctgaatcaaataaaaaattctcgaattttatagatttttttaaaattcaccaATAATTAGGCCAACCGAATTTTATCCAAATTATAGCCGAATTTAatcccatgtaaaaaaaaaaaaaatttacctttaaTAAGTCAATAAGtctttagaaaatagtgtgattataatgcatttattatcctaatgttatttttcttctgttttttaacaaaaaccaacaaagtttatttttcttgaggtaatctctcaaatttctttaaaaaaaaataaaaaataaattaaaaaaaaaaatctcacctgATTTTGGCTTGATTAAGTCTTACAGTCGTTattctctctctagtctttaaggtcaacatgcatggtgggtgacgtGGGTTTAGCTGAATTTGTGTTCAGTCCCACCTCTCagtctctttttctctaattcaattatttgagtaatagaaaatgagtttagaaaaataaaaagagctaaatataatatttttatctttaaaatttaaaattttaattttatatcatttgtatgttatgtacatatgataattgatagataatatgaaataagtattgcaaatattaaaaataacatccgaattttttgtccgctttttatttttattttgtaaacgaataattcccaaatccaaatccgaactcgaattttattatctccgcTTTTTTTACCGATATTTTGATCAAatcgttgaattaatgaaatgaattaatccaaataattcccgaatccgaatttaataactatgatcACCAACCATTAAGATACTTAATTACAGTTTCCATCACTGGGAAACTTCCATGGAGGTGAGGTGATTGGTTTTGGCTTgtaaaccagaaaagaaaaggatgTTGAATTATATTAAACATAAGAGAGGAAAAGTACTATTACTGCGGTATACGCCTTTTTAtatctaagaacaaaaaaatctgTCTTGGGGTGGAACTTTTGTAGTTCATCTAATTATTCCATGTGCTTAGTGTTTGGAAGATCTTGAATCCAAGTAACCATCCATCACTACACCTTAACTGGCAGATTGGATTGTGAACTACTAGGTTGAATCCAAGTAACCATCCATGACCACACCTAAATTGGTAGATTGGATTGTGAACTACTAGTTTGGGATTGTTCTACATCAATTAATCTTCCCACTTCATCTCACATGGGCaaaaaatttacaaatcaaGAACAGGCATTTTATACATATGTTAATACTTGACCATTACTGAAATCCACCTAAAACAGTTAAATTACAAACGCCCATCTTTATTGTTCAAGGCTTTCAAGTGAATAAACAAAAAAGCTGTAATGTAGTGTTTGAATCAGAAATTTGGAGTGCCAATTCCAATGCTGTGAATCAATGGAAGTAACACacacaggagagagagagagaaagagagattaacGGTAAGAGCTGAAGGGAAAAGGGCAAGGTGGACGGGGAACATCGACAGCTCCTTCAAGCATCTGTGACACCTTCTTAATTGTTGGCCTCAGCGGCGGATCCTCTTGAATACACCAAATTGCAACCATCACAAAAGTCAGTAACCTCTTCTCATCCCTCATGGCCTCCTCATCCCTCTCCACCAACTCTTCAAGTTTACCTTCTCTGTAGCAATCATAAGCCCAGTCCGTTAATATAACTTTCTCTTCACCCCATGCTGTGTCAACACTCCTCCTACAAGAGATAATCTCCAACAACATCACACCAAAGCTATAAACATCCACCCTAGCTGTGATCGGCATACTCCGGAACCACTCTGGTGCCACATACCCTCTAGTCCCTCTAATGCCTGTTTGAGTTAAGACCTGGTCAGGCATCAACAGCTTTGCCAATCCAAAATCAGAAATCCTTGGCCTGAAAAAATCGTCTAGAAGTATGTTCTGAGGCTTTATATCACAATGGATGATCTGGGTGCTGCACTCTTCGTGTAAGTATGCAAGCCCCCTTGCAATCCCGATTGCAATCTGGGTTCTTTGATCCCAATGAGGCCTTGAGAGTCCAAACAGAAAGCTTGCCAAAGAACCATTACTCATGAACTCGTATACCAAAATCCTGTGTGGCCCTTCCTCACAAAATCCAAACAATTGAACTAAATTCTTATGGTGTGTCTGGCCGATCACAATTACCTCTGTTTTGAATTCCTTCTCACCTTCTTGAACCACCTTGTCTAGCCTCTTGACTGCAACCAGATTTCTAGAGCCTATTGGGAAGATACCTTTGTAAACAATGCCAAAAGCACCCTTTCCCAATTCTTCCTTGAACCCATTTGTTGCTTCTTCGAGTTCTTTGTATGTAAAGGAACGTAGATTAGTCTCCGAAATGCTTGAACCTTGCGTATTACTTTTTGGTCTTTTTTGGTATGCATAGAATGCACTGAGACAAGTTGCAGCTAACAATAAGAANNNNNNNNNNNNNNNNNNNNNNNNNNNNNNNNNNNNNNNNNNNNNNNNNNNNNNNNNNNNNNNNNNNNNNNNNNNNNNNNNNNNNNNNNNNNNNNNNNNNNNNNNNNNNNNNNNNNNNNNNNNNNNNNNNNNNNNNNNNNNNNNNNNNNNNNNNNNNNNNNNNNNNNNNNNNNNNNNNNNNNNNACTCCTTATTTTGAAGCACGAAGTTGCCATTGTCGAGCATGGCAGCGGATGCGGCAACGCTGGTACTGGTATTAGCCTTCCATAACTGCTGGCCTATGGGGTTGGTAAGTACAAGTTGGCCATCTGTTGTAAGCTCAAttttagatgatcttggtgCTGGGTTATCACGATTTGCATACCAGACTATAGTCTTGCTTGGTATTTGGTAGAACCAGATGCAGAGCAAGAAGAAATTCTTATCTTCGAGGGGCTGAAACCCGAAGGCAAAGTCACTGGAAGGTGAAGTCCATGGAGAACCTCCATCGCCGGCTATGAGATGGGTACCCAATTCAACATTAGCTTGAGAGacagccaagagaagaaaaagaagaaaagaaacgaTGACAATATGAGGTAAAGCAGAATTAGAAGCCATTGCCAAAAGCTATTTGGGAAAAGGCTAAGAGACCTCAAAAAATTTTACAAGCAAGGTTTGAAGTTCTAAAACTTACGGAAACATGTCGAGAAGGAAGATACCCAAGTGTACTCGGGATTTGCACAATATATAAAGACATAAACATGTCATGGTTGATCAATCAACCATAGCTTGAGTTCTTTGACACCGACTGTTTTCCTTCACAGATATTTTTGACTGATATGTTCATGTCTGCATCTTTCATAAACTGTTACACGGTTTTTCTTTCCCACTGAACTTTCAATTGATAAATTTTTGTGAAATCGTCAATGGGAAAGAAAGACTACGAATCCTTGTTTCAAGATTTATCTATTTGGGTAAATTTTGATGGCGGCCTAAATGAGGTTTTTTCTTAAGTCTATGATAGTGGCAAGAGGTTACGGGTCAACTTGAAGGAGTAGATATTTGTGTAGATATTTGTGATTTTCAAATTAGGATTTTTTGGTGAGAACTCTTGTTGTGAGTTTGGTGTCCTTGAGAGATCTTCAACGTAACCTATCTTCTATCATATGATGAATATTCTTTTTCTCTGTCCAAGGACATAGCACATCGCATTAATGTATGAACCTTGATAAATTTCTATATAATCTTAATTGAATTTGTTCCTCTTATTCATGTTAGCAGGTGTGTTTTCTAACAGGTTGTTTGATTACAAAGATAAAATATGTGTAGTCTAATTAGTCCACAAGAACTATTCGTCCAATGGGGCCGTCGGTGACGTGGCAATTATAAACCAGGAGTATGGATCATGGACTGCGTCAATGTAGAAGAAATCATTGCAACTTCATTGCTGCAGGACATGGCTTGAGAAATCCGAATTTGAACGAGTGAACCGTCCAATTTGAATCTAGCCGCTATCGATTCTAGCTGATTCTATTTCGTACAACCCTTTTTGAATcaaccattatatatatatatatatatatataaaaaaaaaggtgcccCTGATGCATGATGCACGAGGTTCCCACATGGGTGAGGTTCAAGGACCGAGAATTACACAACTTTATCCTAAGAATGTCGAGAGGTCATTTTGACCGCTTGACCACTAAGTCACAACATTCGTACATTACCATTGGACCAAGCGCGCCCCTTAATCACCCATTATTTATGTTCAATCCTTATTTTTGCTAGCATTCCCTTCTTTTAGTTAGGGAAAATGGCTTAAATCGAGAAATCTACCTCTTGCagctaggggtgcaacagggccgggttgggctgtgCTTCTTAAAACCTTAGCCCAACCCTAAGTGCCCTTAATTAGTCCCAAACCCACTCTGACTTTGACTCAAGGTCGCAAAACTTCAACTCAAGCCCAATCCTTACctgccctgattggccctgatttttcaaagtCAAATCAGGCAAGGGTGATCCTAAttgaccttgaccctgactcTAACCATtctttgccatcaagggccagGATGGCCTTGATTGACCTGACCttgaccttggtttgccatcaagggccagGTATACTctggtattttttttataaaaaaaaaaaaaaaaaaaaccagagagatcggtgagaatATATATTAGGGGTTTTGAAGTGtgaatgactcaatgtcaaacaatatctaaaattaggttaataTCATGATTAACATTAAGGTCACAACCAgagtcaacatcaggggcaaaaatcaAGGCCGAGTTCAGAGCGGGATGGGTGAGCTAAAGATATCAACTCTTACCctccctgaccctgactcagggttaGAAATTTTAGGGTTGAGCcgaccctcagggccaaaatttttggattGATACTTGTTTAAGATCAAAGCGGACCAAGGGCAAGTTCGGGCAAtaagggccaaacttgcacccctacttACAACTAATCCCTAAGTTTATTAAATCAAACATTGAAAAAATTATAGATTTTATGAAAATCTTTACTTCTCCTTTCCAATTTCAAGGATTCTGTTTCAACTCCAATCCCATCCAACCGAAGGCTGATTCCATGTCAAATTCTCTTAAGTGGAAACTGAATGACTAGttaacaaacaacaacaacatgaTAGTACAGATGCATGTACTATCTTTTGCAATGTAatcatcttttttatctttctttttttttttttttttttttttacgaaaGATTATTTATTGGAGCATGTTCAATGTACATCTGATATCAAGAAGTGGAAAGCGGTAAAGTTGTCTCACACGCAAATTAAACACCTTGACTACCTAATTAATTTAGCTTTGGTAGTAGCCGTAAACGTAGGGTGAGTTAGATAAGTACTAAATGGACAAGGCCTTCATCTCAGATTCTATTTCATTTCCTAAGCCACCACCAAACATGAGAGATTCTATTGGAGGAACCAGAGGGAGGTGGACAGGGCGGGGGAAGGGGCAAATTTCATCCCCGTCTACTTCTCTAGTTTCAGGCAAAATGAGATTTGCCGAGTGAAAacactaaggctccgtttgatATCGTTTTTATTTCAGAAATGCCGTTTcgtgttaaaaacaaaaatttcaatttctgtatcaaaatgcagtttttaaacgaaaaaatagtatttcaaaattttagatttttattggaaacatttttttttttttttttttttttttgtaaaatggaacgaaactgggaagacggaactccattttggagttccgtccaatctcgttttttcagttttttttttcactttttgttccaaaaaaacagaaacggaccatacgTGCATCAAACAGAAGATTAtgttttttcattccaatagaacaaaaaaacttcagaaacgtttttttaaaacgataccaaacggagcctaaggcTTTGGAAATCTAGGGACCATAGATGGGTGCTTGGACTTGCACAGACGGTCCCCGCCATGGTTTGAGGGATTGGATCATATCGAGCAGTATAAGTTGTATCAGTTTGAAATCTGCTTTGATAAATCTTGACCCCGATTCTTGGTCAATACTATATTAATGGATTCATATGaatgaagggtaaaataatcaaaaaagtagtttttaaattaaaatcataGGTATTTCTGTCTGATCCAAGTCAATTTGGATTGATATCGACTTTAATCGATCCCATTCTtgataccaagttctcaaaccttgGCCCCTCAACCCCCTCCCCCTACAAAAAAATTGAGGCCCATCCAAGTATTAGTtggtcaaaagactcaaaaccaACTATCCATTTGGTTCAAAATGATGATGAATCACTATGCGAAAG is a genomic window of Macadamia integrifolia cultivar HAES 741 chromosome 13, SCU_Mint_v3, whole genome shotgun sequence containing:
- the LOC122059145 gene encoding G-type lectin S-receptor-like serine/threonine-protein kinase RLK1; its protein translation is MATSCFKIRTATCLSAFYAYQKRPKSNTQGSSISETNLRSFTYKELEEATNGFKEELGKGAFGIVYKGIFPIGSRNLVAVKRLDKVVQEGEKEFKTEVIVIGQTHHKNLVQLFGFCEEGPHRILVYEFMSNGSLASFLFGLSRPHWDQRTQIAIGIARGLAYLHEECSTQIIHCDIKPQNILLDDFFRPRISDFGLAKLLMPDQVLTQTGIRGTRGYVAPEWFRSMPITARVDVYSFGVMLLEIISCRRSVDTAWGEEKVILTDWAYDCYREGKLEELVERDEEAMRDEKRLLTFVMVAIWCIQEDPPLRPTIKKVSQMLEGAVDVPRPPCPFPFSSYR